A single region of the Oryzias latipes chromosome 21, ASM223467v1 genome encodes:
- the LOC101170631 gene encoding trace amine-associated receptor 13c-like produces the protein MPRHAELFVSSAPLCPCRQLHTPTNILLLSLAVSDFLVGLLLMPGEILRNTACWFLGDLMCSLYNYVSCIITSTSVGDMVLISVDRYVAICDPLHYPSRVTERRVKVCVCLCWLCSALYNSGIVMSDLTQPGRYNSCHGECVIAVIYVVGSLDLVLTFIVPVFVIVVLYMRVFVVAVSQARAMRSHVTAVTLQLSVAATSKKSELKAARTLGVLMLVFLTCFCPYYCVSLAGDELISDSSASYSLFLFYLNSTLNPLIYAMFYPWFRKAVSLIVTLQILHPSSSEVNIH, from the exons atgcctcga CATGCAGAACTGTttgtttcatctgctcctctgtGTCCCTGCAGGCAGCTCCACACTCCCACTaacatcctcctcctctctctggctgTTTCGGACTTCCTCGTGGGTCTCCTGCTGATGCCAggagaaatcctcagaaacacAGCCTGCTGGTTTCTTGGCGATCTCATGTGCTCTTTGTATAATTATGTTTCATGCATAATTACCTCTACCTCAGTTGGAGACATGGTTCTTATATCAGTTGATCGCTATGTGGCCATCTGTGACCCTCTGCATTATCCAAGCAGAGTGACTGAGAGAAGAGTtaaagtgtgtgtctgtctgtgttggCTCTGTTCTGCTCTCTACAACAGTGGAATTGTGATGAGTGATCTCACACAGCCAGGCAGATACAACTCTTGTCATGGTGAATGTGTCATTGCTGTTATCTATGTTGTAGGAAGTCTAGACCTTGTTCTAACCTTTATTGTTCCAGTTTTTGTGATCGTGGTTCTGTACATGAGAGTGTTTGTGGTGGCCGTGTCCCAGGCCCGTGCCATGCGTTCTCATGTTACAGCTGTCACACTGCAGCTCTCTGTGGCTGCCACTTCAAAGAAATCTGAGCTGAAAGCAGCCAGGACTCTGGGAGTTCTGATGCTCGTCTTTTTGACATGTTTCTGCCCATATTACTGTGTTTCTCTAGCAGGTGATGAGTTAATCAGTGACTCCTCTGCATCTTATTCACTCTTTCTGTTTTACTTGAACTCCACTCTGAACCCATTGATTTATGCAATGTTTTACCCCTGGTTTAGAAAAGCAGTGAGCCTCATTGTCACTTTGCAGATCCTGCATCCCAGCTCTTCCGAAGTAAACATACACTGA
- the LOC101170884 gene encoding trace amine-associated receptor 13c-like: MERQLHTPTNIFLLSLAVSDFLVGLLLMPFEILRNTACWLLGDIACSLYLFVVSLLLCVSNGNIVLISVDRYLAICYPLNYSTRITTAKAKRYIFLCWFLSSLSSVFYVRDQLIQPGKSNSCFGGCELAIDYVAGIVDLILNFIFSVTLIVVLYTQVFVVAVSQARAMCSRVTATSPQHSAKPKAKRSELKAARTLGILVFVYLLCFCPYYGYSLVQVKITSSSFAFFVVFLFFSNSCFNPVIYALFYRWFRKAIKLILTLQILQPGSCETNML; the protein is encoded by the exons ATGGAGAG GCAGCTCCACACTCCCACTAacatcttcctcctctctctggctgTCTCAGACTTTCTTGTGGGTCTCCTTTTGATGCCGTTTGAAATCCTTAGAAACACAGCATGCTGGTTACTTGGAGACATAGCTTGTTCTTTATATCTGTTTGTGGTTTCACTTTTACTTTGTGTTTCCAATGGAAATATTGTTCTTATATCAGTTGACCGCTACTTAGCCATTTGTTACCCTCTGAATTATTCCACCAGAATCACAACAGCAAAAGCcaaaagatatatttttttgtgttggttcTTGTCCTCGTTGTCCAGTGTTTTCTACGTCAGAGATCAACTGATTCAACCAGGCAAAAGTAATTCTTGCTTTGGTGGATGTGAACTTGCCATTGATTATGTTGCCGGAATTGTTGACCTTATTTtaaatttcatattttcagTAACTCTTATTGTGGTTCTGTACACCCAAGTGTTTGTGGTGGCAGTGTCTCAGGCTCGAGCCATGTGCTCTAGAGTTACAGCAACTTCACCGCAGCATTCAGCAAAACCAAAAGCAAAGAGATCTGAGCTGAAAGCTGCCAGGACTCTTGGCATTCTTGTCTTTGTTTATCTGTTATGTTTCTGCCCTTATTACGGTTACTCACTTGTTCAAGTGAAGATCACCAGTagctcatttgcattttttgttgtttttctttttttttcaaactcctGTTTTAACCCTGTGATCTATGCTTTATTTTATCGCTGGTTTAGAAAAGCGATTAAACTCATCCTCACCCTGCAGATTCTGCAGCCAGGCTCCTGTGAGACAAACATGCTGTAG